In one window of Desulforhabdus amnigena DNA:
- the hslV gene encoding ATP-dependent protease subunit HslV: MAETIMHGTTVLAIRKDGRVVIAGDGQVTLGDTVMKHRAKKVRKMYNDRILTGFAGATADAFTLFERLEGKLEQYNGNLKRAAVELAKDWRMDRALRRLEALLIAADRTDCFILSGTGDVIEPDDGLAAVGSGAPYALAAARALNLHSQLSAREIAEEAMKIAASICIYTNTEFTFEEL; the protein is encoded by the coding sequence ATGGCTGAAACCATCATGCATGGTACAACGGTTCTTGCCATTCGGAAGGATGGACGCGTGGTTATTGCCGGAGACGGTCAGGTGACTTTGGGGGATACCGTAATGAAACATCGAGCTAAAAAAGTCCGAAAGATGTATAATGATCGGATTTTAACGGGATTTGCCGGAGCTACTGCAGATGCGTTCACTCTTTTCGAAAGATTGGAGGGAAAACTGGAGCAATACAATGGGAATTTGAAACGCGCCGCAGTGGAGCTGGCTAAAGACTGGCGTATGGATCGAGCCCTTCGACGCCTCGAGGCTCTCCTCATCGCCGCGGATCGCACGGATTGCTTCATATTGAGTGGAACCGGCGACGTAATCGAACCCGATGATGGTCTGGCTGCAGTGGGTTCCGGTGCTCCATATGCACTGGCAGCAGCAAGGGCATTGAACTTGCATTCACAGCTTTCGGCACGGGAAATCGCTGAGGAAGCCATGAAGATTGCAGCATCGATCTGCATATATACCAATACAGAATTTACATTCGAGGAGCTTTAG
- the hslU gene encoding ATP-dependent protease ATPase subunit HslU, translating to MQQPLTPAEIVRELDKYIIGQRDAKRMVAIALRNRWRRQQVPEHLRDEIAPKNIIMIGPTGVGKTEIARRLARLAQSPFLKIEASKFTEVGYVGRDVESMIRDLMELAVSMVRTEEMDAVKVRAEEITEEKLLDILLPPKRQPEPREQLPEQSEALKAAQEESEQADSTREKLRKLLRKGALDDRYVDLEVPDRNMPMVEIFAGAGMEDMDYNLREMLGSMLPRRTKRRKVKIPEAREILIQDESQRLIDMDKVIKSAIERVEHSGIIFLDEIDKIAGRESTKGPDVSREGVQRDLLPIVEGSTVTTKYGMVRTDHILFIASGAFHISKPSDLIPELQGRFPIRVELQSLTKDDFLRILKEPENALIVQYKSLLETEEVKLIFQDDAIEEIASIAYEVNSRTENIGARRLHTIMERLLSDISFNAPDLKGQEIPVTKEYVRETLQEIVKDEDLSRYIL from the coding sequence ATGCAACAGCCTCTGACACCTGCGGAAATCGTCCGCGAACTGGACAAATATATCATCGGCCAGCGCGACGCCAAGCGCATGGTTGCCATCGCATTGCGGAACAGGTGGCGACGCCAGCAAGTACCGGAACATCTTCGAGACGAAATCGCTCCCAAAAACATTATCATGATCGGACCGACAGGTGTTGGCAAAACGGAAATCGCCCGCCGTCTCGCACGCCTGGCCCAATCCCCCTTTCTGAAGATCGAAGCGAGCAAATTCACCGAGGTGGGATATGTGGGGCGCGATGTGGAATCCATGATTCGCGACCTCATGGAACTCGCCGTCAGCATGGTGCGCACGGAAGAGATGGATGCGGTCAAGGTCCGGGCCGAGGAGATTACAGAAGAAAAGCTTCTGGACATCCTGCTTCCACCCAAGAGGCAACCTGAACCCAGAGAGCAGCTTCCCGAACAAAGCGAAGCTCTCAAGGCGGCACAGGAAGAGTCCGAACAAGCGGATTCTACAAGGGAAAAACTGCGTAAGCTCCTGAGAAAAGGGGCTCTCGACGACCGCTATGTGGACCTGGAGGTCCCGGACCGCAACATGCCCATGGTGGAAATTTTCGCAGGAGCCGGCATGGAAGACATGGATTACAACCTTCGTGAAATGTTGGGTTCCATGCTTCCCCGCCGTACCAAGAGGCGAAAAGTAAAAATTCCTGAGGCGAGGGAAATTCTCATTCAGGATGAATCACAGCGTTTGATCGACATGGACAAGGTCATCAAGTCCGCCATTGAACGGGTGGAACACTCCGGAATCATCTTTCTGGATGAAATCGACAAAATCGCAGGGCGTGAATCCACCAAGGGCCCCGACGTATCCAGGGAAGGCGTACAAAGAGACCTCCTGCCCATCGTGGAAGGTTCCACCGTAACCACCAAATATGGAATGGTGCGCACGGATCACATCCTTTTCATTGCTTCCGGCGCCTTTCATATTTCCAAGCCTTCGGATCTCATACCGGAACTTCAGGGACGATTCCCTATCAGAGTGGAACTTCAATCCCTCACCAAGGACGACTTCCTCCGTATCCTGAAAGAACCGGAAAATGCTCTCATCGTTCAATACAAATCTCTGCTGGAGACAGAAGAAGTGAAGCTCATCTTCCAGGACGATGCCATAGAAGAAATTGCTTCCATTGCTTATGAGGTCAACTCGAGGACGGAAAATATCGGTGCGCGAAGGCTCCACACCATCATGGAAAGACTGCTTTCGGATATTTCATTCAATGCGCCGGATCTCAAGGGACAGGAAATTCCCGTCACTAAAGAGTACGTACGGGAAACCCTTCAGGAAATCGTCAAAGACGAAGATTTGAGCCGCTATATTCTTTGA